From the genome of Aquila chrysaetos chrysaetos chromosome 12, bAquChr1.4, whole genome shotgun sequence, one region includes:
- the SEC22B gene encoding vesicle-trafficking protein SEC22b: protein MLQRQFPASSVAGAGGGCGSERRAGRSGAAEMVLLTMIARVADGLPLAASMQEDEQSGRDLQQYQSQAKQLFRKLNEQSPTRCTLEAGAMAFHYIIEKGVCYLVLCEAAFPKKLAFAYLEDLHSEFDEQHGKKVPTVSRPYSFIEFDTYIQKTKKLYIDSRARRNLGSINTELQDVQRIMVANIEEVLQRGEALSALDSKANSLSSLSKKYRQDAKYLNMRSTYAKLAAVAVFFIMLIVYVRFWWL from the exons ATGTTGCAGCGGCAGTTTCCGGCCAGCTCCGTGGCAGGGGCAGGCGGCGGGTGCGGGTCTGAGCGGCGGGCGGGCCGCAGCGGGGCCGCGGAGATGGTGCTGCTCACGATGATCGCCCGTGTGGCGGACGGGCTCCCGCTGGCCGCCTCCATGCAGGAGGACGAGCAG TCAGGCCGCGATCTACAGCAGTACCAGAGTCAAGCGAAGCAGCTCTTCCGCAAGCTGAACGAGCAGTCCCCCACGAGATGTACTCTCGAAGCAGGAGCCATGGCTTTCCA CTACATCATTGAGAAAGGAGTGTGTTACCTGGTCCTGTGTGAAGCTGCATTCCCCAAGAAACTGGCCTTTGCATATCTGGAAGACTTGCATTCAGAGTTTGATGAGCAGCATGGCAAGAAGGTGCCAACGGTCTCCAGGCCCTATTCCTTCATTGAATTTG ATACCTACATACAGAAAACCAAGAAGCTCTACATTGATAGCCGGGCGAGGAGGAACCTGGGCTCCATCAACACAGAGCTGCAGGATGTGCAGAGGATTATGGTGGCCAACATTGAGGAAGTCTTACAGCGAGGAGAGGCACTTTCAG CTCTGGATTCCAAGGCCAACAGCTTGTCCAGTTTGTCCAAGAAGTACCGTCAGGATGCGAAGTATCTGAACATGCGTTCCACTTATGCCAAACTTGCAGCGGTAGCTGTGTTTTTTATCATGTTGATCGTCTATGTGAGATTCTGGTGGCTGTGA